In one Echinicola marina genomic region, the following are encoded:
- a CDS encoding PepSY-associated TM helix domain-containing protein has protein sequence MKTKKKKTNWQKVRKFFNDVHLWVGLAGALVLIPICLSGTIYVYNTELQEMFSSHLHWIDKEDGQNKLAVEDLIRSLSSKVDGNITNVSIPYSDERTYQFSVKEEGSRSRFGTTYYMNPYNGEIVGNSEEKNAIAGFMRDMFSLHRWLLLDKIEEPIFEGLENRKLGSYISGTATILFTIGLITGIVIWFPQKLKSWKQGLKLKLNGSWKRANHDLHNTLAFYSFLFLLIMGLTGPQWSFPWYRTALQKTLGTYQASGQRGGHGGPPQAMKGNDAEEHQAEIPSFLAFEEYIKVVDENLPYDGEYRISIPQDANSKLEISKNKVGFFAPAAGDKVSLDIKTAGVNDIQIFSDQPFNQRIARSIKALHIGSVYGGFSKLLYFIACLIATSLPITGTLIWINKMKKKPARKKRIEKREVSVAS, from the coding sequence ATGAAGACAAAAAAGAAAAAGACCAATTGGCAAAAGGTCAGGAAGTTTTTTAATGATGTCCACCTTTGGGTAGGCCTAGCAGGAGCTTTGGTGCTCATCCCTATTTGTTTGTCAGGAACCATTTATGTCTATAATACAGAACTGCAGGAGATGTTCAGCTCTCATCTTCATTGGATCGATAAGGAAGATGGACAAAATAAGTTAGCAGTGGAAGACTTGATTCGAAGTCTATCCAGTAAGGTGGATGGAAATATTACCAATGTGTCGATTCCTTATTCAGATGAGAGAACCTATCAATTTTCCGTTAAGGAAGAAGGAAGCCGGAGCCGATTTGGTACGACGTATTATATGAATCCGTATAATGGGGAAATTGTAGGGAATTCAGAGGAGAAAAATGCGATAGCCGGCTTTATGCGGGACATGTTCAGTCTGCACAGATGGTTATTATTGGATAAAATAGAAGAACCAATTTTCGAAGGACTGGAAAATAGAAAGTTGGGAAGTTATATTTCAGGAACAGCCACTATATTGTTTACAATTGGATTGATTACTGGGATAGTGATTTGGTTTCCTCAAAAGTTGAAGAGTTGGAAGCAGGGATTAAAATTGAAGTTGAATGGTAGCTGGAAACGCGCCAATCATGATCTGCACAATACATTGGCTTTTTATTCTTTTTTATTTTTATTGATCATGGGCTTGACAGGTCCGCAATGGTCTTTTCCATGGTACCGTACAGCCTTACAAAAAACACTGGGGACCTACCAGGCCTCAGGCCAGAGAGGTGGACATGGTGGGCCACCTCAAGCCATGAAGGGAAATGATGCTGAAGAACATCAGGCAGAAATACCTTCTTTTTTGGCTTTTGAAGAGTATATCAAAGTCGTGGACGAAAATTTGCCCTACGATGGAGAATACAGGATCAGCATTCCTCAAGATGCCAATAGTAAGCTAGAAATCTCGAAAAATAAAGTGGGATTTTTTGCCCCCGCGGCAGGGGACAAGGTGAGTTTGGATATTAAAACCGCAGGGGTCAATGATATTCAGATTTTTTCAGATCAACCGTTTAATCAAAGAATAGCCAGGTCCATAAAGGCACTACATATTGGTTCTGTGTATGGTGGATTTAGCAAATTGCTTTATTTTATTGCTTGCTTGATTGCTACTAGTTTACCAATTACTGGAACATTGATTTGGATCAATAAGATGAAGAAAAAGCCTGCCAGAAAAAAGAGGATTGAAAAGAGGGAGGTAAGTGTGGCATCTTAG
- a CDS encoding Cof-type HAD-IIB family hydrolase: protein MNIKALCTDIDGTFLNKNREISERTIAAIKQLPEDFPVILASSRMPSAMRHLQADLGRLQNPMICYNGGYIIHFNGKEENFELLDSVKISLDIVEHIASLAKGTDIHISLYHEDEWYVPQDDFWTQREITSTKVNPVIKGWEEVKSHWKDKQAGAHKVMCMGPVEQIDSIFSILENEKNGDLHLYRSKDTYIEIAPKAISKASALALLLNEKYDIKMSEVMAFGDNYNDIEMLKAVGHGVAVGNAREEVKAVANEITAKNTEDGVAMMIEKYCL, encoded by the coding sequence ATGAACATTAAAGCCCTTTGCACAGATATAGACGGCACTTTTCTCAATAAAAACAGGGAAATTTCTGAGCGTACCATTGCTGCCATCAAACAACTACCTGAAGATTTTCCCGTCATTCTGGCTTCTTCCAGAATGCCCAGTGCCATGCGACATTTACAGGCCGACCTTGGCAGGCTCCAAAACCCCATGATCTGCTATAATGGGGGCTATATTATTCATTTTAATGGAAAAGAAGAAAATTTCGAGCTGTTGGACTCCGTAAAGATATCTCTTGATATTGTGGAGCATATCGCTTCCTTGGCCAAGGGAACGGACATTCACATCAGTCTTTACCATGAGGACGAATGGTATGTTCCTCAGGATGATTTTTGGACCCAAAGGGAAATTACCAGCACTAAGGTAAATCCAGTAATCAAGGGCTGGGAAGAAGTCAAAAGTCATTGGAAGGACAAGCAGGCGGGGGCGCATAAAGTCATGTGTATGGGACCTGTCGAGCAAATAGACTCTATTTTCAGTATCCTGGAAAATGAAAAAAATGGAGATTTACACCTGTACCGCTCCAAAGACACCTATATTGAAATTGCCCCTAAAGCTATTTCAAAAGCCAGTGCCTTAGCCCTTTTGCTCAATGAGAAATATGACATCAAGATGTCAGAAGTAATGGCCTTTGGTGACAACTATAATGATATAGAAATGCTAAAAGCTGTTGGCCATGGAGTAGCGGTAGGCAATGCCAGAGAAGAAGTCAAAGCTGTAGCCAATGAAATTACCGCCAAAAACACAGAGGATGGAGTAGCCATGATGATTGAAAAATATTGCTTGTAA
- a CDS encoding SusC/RagA family TonB-linked outer membrane protein, with amino-acid sequence MKYKLLPKVLLMARYTLYGLVLQTFFCSFLLAKSGYSQKSIDEIFVSLELKQANVGEIFEKIESQTDFIFAFKPDDLNKNRRFDIKYSNEPLGEVLRDLSQNSELAFKRINHVINVRKSSEEEVDVKEEYLEVTISGRVVDESGEPLPGATVSIEGTTIGTITDIDGYYSLEVPEGGTLVFSFTGFKPQKITVGNQTEINVTLTSDILLEQVVVTALGIEKSKRDLGYSVTEVKGDKLAKSFEVNPVNALQGRVAGVQIDQGSGGAFGSSKILIRGNSTLSSNNQPIFVIDGVIIDNDVFGGTGRDFGNALKNLNMEDFESVSVLKGSAAAALYGSRAINGVILITSKKGSKRKGIGVSVSQNAQIFQPFSGPEFQNVFGGGSVGAFFTDRRDPNYQADEAWRTKVFPTDPVTGQPYIDHQINRELENWGPRMEGQEVINYDGTPTKYLPQPDNFMDAFRNGWASNTNVALDGGTDRSSFRLSYTRSQGEGIVQNNDYLKNGFDFRATHELTDYIDVDASVNYTTFEGKNPPRLGGLDAFGSYNFGKLYSWMLPRNYDTEYWMREEKYTSVLGGAPNPNNPDEPNKAPESRFWYSLFNNNYLQDEQTVRGRIAMTGKVTDWMKVRLEGNLNNYYTKNETKELGQNVGFTGGKYGLSHTAKKSSFLKGMVMMNKIINDNYDISGYIGAESQRTETTFNSAETVGGLLYPGNFFLENSVEPQLSRGGVSYKRTINSVYASVDQAYKDQLFLYLSWRGDWSSALTYSDGTGNNFFHYPAASASWVLSETVAMPSWISFAKLRGNIAALGKDTNPFTLNPGFSFNGFTFINGNQIPTSTFSDSRVLQPNIKPERKIAKEIGIELSLFQEKLGVDFTFYQDNTKNQILPISSPVESGVSAILVNAGNIQNRGIELTLTATPVRTEDFQWESTLTFSRNRNLIKELYDGREEYNLGANIGEVSTWAVVGKSYGTLRSSIQAEVFQAKDESGNPIDHPNNGLPQFAWRSDARAAFPARSNRIQDVGDINADFRSGWSNNFQYKNFNLGFLVDAKVGGDFVMLSYRYGTHTGVLPNTLPGRDAEYGGITWTSEYDGETYDDGMIPHGVFAQGQMITQPDGSQADVGGMTYEEAYEAGLVEPTHTPQFFYRYGSSSTGVSDYWIFESTWVSLREVSLGYNFPKSFTDKLGIGGMNFSVIGRDLFYIYNSLPYNFNPASNNSNNTAFSGEQGFLPMTRSVGATLRFQF; translated from the coding sequence ATGAAATATAAACTTTTACCCAAAGTTTTGCTTATGGCAAGGTATACTCTATATGGGTTAGTGTTACAAACCTTCTTTTGTAGCTTCTTGCTGGCAAAAAGTGGATATTCTCAAAAGAGCATCGATGAGATATTTGTATCATTGGAATTAAAGCAAGCCAATGTTGGAGAAATATTTGAAAAGATTGAAAGTCAGACAGACTTTATATTTGCGTTTAAGCCAGATGACCTCAATAAAAACAGAAGATTTGATATCAAGTACAGTAATGAGCCCTTGGGCGAGGTCTTAAGAGACCTCTCTCAAAACTCTGAACTTGCATTCAAAAGGATCAATCATGTGATCAATGTACGGAAGTCTTCAGAAGAGGAGGTTGATGTAAAAGAAGAATATTTGGAAGTGACCATCAGCGGTAGAGTGGTAGATGAAAGTGGGGAACCATTGCCCGGTGCTACTGTGTCAATAGAAGGTACTACAATAGGTACCATAACAGATATTGATGGCTACTATAGTTTAGAGGTGCCCGAGGGGGGAACTTTGGTTTTCTCTTTCACAGGGTTTAAGCCCCAGAAAATTACTGTGGGTAACCAAACGGAGATCAATGTGACCTTGACTTCAGATATATTATTGGAACAAGTGGTGGTCACCGCATTGGGCATAGAAAAAAGTAAAAGAGATCTAGGCTATTCCGTTACAGAAGTAAAAGGAGATAAATTGGCCAAATCCTTTGAGGTCAATCCTGTAAATGCCCTGCAAGGACGTGTTGCTGGGGTTCAAATTGATCAGGGAAGTGGAGGAGCTTTTGGTTCTTCCAAAATTTTGATCAGGGGTAACTCTACATTGAGTAGTAATAACCAGCCTATTTTTGTGATCGATGGTGTTATCATCGACAATGATGTATTTGGAGGAACTGGCCGTGACTTTGGTAATGCATTGAAGAACCTCAACATGGAAGACTTTGAAAGTGTATCCGTGCTTAAGGGATCCGCAGCAGCTGCATTATATGGCTCAAGGGCGATCAATGGGGTGATTCTGATCACCTCCAAAAAAGGTAGCAAAAGAAAGGGCATAGGCGTATCGGTGTCTCAAAATGCCCAAATATTTCAGCCTTTTTCTGGGCCAGAATTCCAAAATGTATTTGGTGGGGGATCAGTAGGGGCTTTCTTTACTGATAGGAGAGATCCAAACTATCAAGCAGATGAGGCTTGGAGAACCAAGGTGTTTCCAACAGATCCTGTAACAGGACAGCCTTATATTGACCATCAGATCAACCGGGAATTGGAAAATTGGGGCCCAAGAATGGAAGGGCAAGAGGTGATCAACTATGATGGTACACCTACAAAATATCTTCCTCAGCCAGATAACTTCATGGATGCGTTCAGAAATGGCTGGGCTTCAAATACCAATGTGGCTTTGGACGGAGGCACGGATAGATCTTCCTTTAGACTGTCCTATACAAGAAGTCAGGGAGAAGGTATTGTTCAAAACAATGACTATTTGAAGAATGGCTTTGATTTCAGGGCTACCCATGAATTGACAGATTATATAGATGTTGATGCTAGTGTTAACTATACCACATTTGAAGGAAAGAATCCGCCTAGATTAGGAGGCTTGGATGCTTTTGGTTCTTATAACTTTGGTAAACTATATAGCTGGATGCTTCCAAGAAATTATGATACTGAATATTGGATGAGAGAAGAGAAATACACCAGTGTTCTTGGAGGAGCTCCCAATCCAAACAACCCTGATGAACCCAACAAGGCTCCTGAATCAAGGTTTTGGTATTCCTTATTTAACAATAATTATCTGCAGGATGAGCAAACTGTAAGAGGTAGGATTGCCATGACTGGCAAGGTTACAGATTGGATGAAGGTAAGGTTAGAAGGTAATTTGAATAATTACTATACCAAGAATGAAACGAAAGAGTTGGGCCAAAATGTGGGTTTTACCGGCGGAAAATATGGTTTGAGCCACACTGCCAAGAAAAGTAGCTTCCTGAAAGGAATGGTGATGATGAATAAAATCATCAATGATAACTATGATATCAGCGGTTATATAGGGGCGGAATCACAGCGTACAGAGACTACTTTCAACAGTGCTGAAACCGTAGGCGGATTACTGTATCCTGGAAATTTCTTCTTGGAGAATTCTGTAGAACCACAGCTGTCAAGGGGCGGAGTTTCTTACAAAAGAACTATTAATTCTGTTTATGCAAGTGTTGATCAGGCCTACAAGGATCAATTGTTCCTTTATTTGTCTTGGAGAGGGGATTGGTCATCGGCTTTGACTTATTCGGATGGTACTGGAAATAATTTCTTCCACTATCCTGCTGCCAGTGCATCATGGGTGCTGTCAGAAACAGTGGCTATGCCTTCTTGGATCAGCTTTGCAAAATTGAGAGGTAATATTGCCGCATTGGGAAAAGATACCAATCCATTTACTTTAAATCCTGGGTTCTCTTTTAATGGCTTTACCTTTATCAATGGTAACCAGATTCCAACTTCCACTTTCAGTGATAGCAGAGTGCTTCAGCCCAATATTAAGCCTGAAAGGAAAATTGCAAAGGAAATTGGTATCGAGCTTTCTTTGTTCCAAGAAAAGCTAGGAGTGGATTTCACTTTCTATCAGGATAACACCAAAAATCAGATTTTGCCAATTTCCTCTCCAGTTGAATCAGGGGTGAGCGCCATTTTGGTAAATGCCGGAAATATCCAGAACCGAGGTATTGAACTTACTTTGACCGCAACACCAGTAAGGACAGAGGATTTCCAATGGGAATCTACCTTGACTTTCTCTAGAAACAGAAACTTGATTAAGGAACTGTACGATGGTAGAGAGGAATATAACCTAGGTGCTAATATCGGAGAAGTGAGTACATGGGCGGTTGTAGGCAAATCTTATGGTACCTTAAGGTCTTCTATTCAGGCAGAAGTTTTCCAAGCAAAGGATGAAAGCGGTAACCCTATTGATCATCCCAATAATGGTTTGCCACAGTTTGCATGGAGATCTGATGCCCGGGCAGCATTCCCTGCAAGAAGTAATAGGATCCAGGATGTTGGGGATATCAATGCGGATTTTAGATCTGGTTGGAGCAATAATTTCCAATATAAAAACTTCAATTTGGGATTCTTGGTGGATGCAAAGGTAGGAGGGGACTTTGTGATGCTTTCTTACAGATATGGTACCCATACAGGGGTATTGCCTAATACTTTGCCTGGACGAGATGCTGAATATGGTGGGATTACTTGGACAAGTGAATATGATGGAGAGACCTACGATGATGGAATGATTCCTCACGGCGTATTTGCTCAAGGACAAATGATTACACAGCCTGATGGTAGCCAAGCAGATGTTGGTGGTATGACTTATGAAGAAGCATATGAAGCAGGTTTGGTAGAACCAACCCATACACCACAATTCTTCTATCGATATGGTTCTTCTTCAACGGGCGTATCTGATTATTGGATTTTTGAGAGTACCTGGGTGTCATTGAGGGAAGTGTCTTTGGGCTATAATTTCCCAAAAAGCTTTACAGATAAGCTAGGTATAGGAGGGATGAATTTTTCCGTGATCGGTCGTGATTTATTTTATATCTATAATTCACTGCCTTATAATTTTAATCCTGCGTCCAATAACTCCAATAATACGGCTTTCTCGGGAGAACAAGGGTTCTTGCCGATGACTCGCTCTGTAGGGGCTACGTTAAGGTTTCAATTTTAA
- a CDS encoding FUSC family membrane protein has protein sequence MAILRPVELKSFLFGQYFADGVKMTLGVLLPALVFSLMGDFRTGLSISLGAFFVSLSDSTGPEEHRRTGMLASCGFVFLAALITGILNVNVYLLAIEILVFCFFFAMFSVYGLRASSVGSGALLAMAISIDSQKTEAAFWLYALLVLAGGVWYMVLSLSIMQIRPYRVAQQALGECVLQLASYLKLKANFYDTKVDVSKNYQDLAKSQVLVHEHQESVRQMLYNTRIKVGDSIKSGQLLIVIFVDTLDIFEQMMSSHYEYKSLREIYGKYGVLKEIGLGIQLISDQLSDLGYALINNEKPIKKSSKTVILARLKDQIEDLERQGVKCLMLRKIQANLRSISRRVDDIFNYFYKEELTFISQTREENLSKFVGHQNFSLKLIRDNLTFESTVFRHALRLSVTCLVGFLISLQLSLGHHSYWVVLTILVILRPGFSLTKRRNAQRIIGTLIGGVSGVMILYLVQDHTARFVILVILMVLAYSFLRIKYVLSVVFMTPFIFIVYGFLYPDANILIARERIIDTVVGSGLAYLASNFFFPSWEYGGFRHLMKEVVKAELEYLAQVIKRLDADRFDELAYRLARKRMYLQSANLSAAFQRMLDEPKSKQKKKASLHQFVVLSHILSSYFSTLSTSLIRSDMTLSSHDQVVLIKRARNYLLRCLEHFGEQVYKVDFSVLDRSDTLLVSRAEAEDELLTEQLKLIKKTCKDIERLSRDLGD, from the coding sequence ATGGCAATTCTTAGACCTGTAGAATTAAAAAGTTTTTTGTTTGGTCAGTACTTTGCTGACGGGGTGAAGATGACCTTGGGCGTGTTACTTCCTGCTTTGGTCTTTTCCCTGATGGGTGATTTTAGAACCGGTCTTTCCATTTCCCTGGGGGCTTTTTTTGTGAGCCTTTCTGATAGTACAGGGCCTGAAGAGCATAGAAGAACTGGGATGCTGGCCAGTTGTGGCTTCGTTTTTTTGGCAGCCTTGATCACAGGAATTCTAAATGTCAATGTGTATTTATTGGCGATAGAGATCTTGGTCTTTTGCTTCTTTTTTGCCATGTTTTCGGTCTATGGGCTTAGGGCTTCATCTGTTGGGTCGGGTGCTTTATTGGCCATGGCCATTTCCATAGATTCTCAAAAGACAGAGGCAGCTTTTTGGCTTTATGCACTATTGGTTCTTGCCGGAGGGGTTTGGTATATGGTCTTGAGCCTGTCTATCATGCAGATCAGGCCTTATCGCGTGGCTCAGCAAGCCTTAGGTGAATGTGTTTTGCAGTTAGCCAGTTATCTGAAATTAAAGGCCAATTTCTATGATACCAAAGTGGATGTTTCCAAGAATTATCAGGATTTGGCCAAATCCCAAGTGTTGGTTCATGAGCATCAGGAAAGTGTGAGGCAGATGCTTTATAATACCAGGATTAAGGTGGGGGATTCCATCAAGTCAGGTCAGCTGTTGATTGTGATCTTTGTGGATACCTTGGATATTTTTGAGCAAATGATGTCTTCCCATTACGAGTACAAAAGTTTAAGAGAAATTTATGGGAAGTATGGGGTTTTGAAGGAAATCGGACTGGGAATACAGCTGATAAGTGATCAGCTCTCGGACTTGGGCTATGCGCTGATCAATAATGAAAAGCCCATAAAGAAGTCTTCCAAAACAGTCATCCTTGCCAGGCTAAAGGACCAAATTGAAGATTTGGAAAGGCAAGGCGTAAAATGCCTGATGCTGCGCAAGATCCAGGCCAACCTCAGGTCTATCAGCAGAAGGGTGGATGATATCTTTAATTATTTTTATAAGGAAGAGCTGACTTTTATTTCCCAGACCAGAGAGGAAAACCTTTCCAAGTTTGTAGGGCACCAAAATTTCTCTTTAAAATTGATCCGGGATAATCTTACTTTTGAATCCACTGTTTTCAGGCATGCTTTGAGGCTGTCTGTGACCTGTTTGGTTGGCTTTTTGATCTCTCTACAGCTGTCCTTGGGCCATCATAGTTATTGGGTGGTATTGACCATCTTGGTGATTTTAAGACCGGGTTTTAGTTTGACCAAAAGAAGAAATGCCCAAAGGATAATAGGGACTTTGATAGGTGGTGTTTCTGGTGTTATGATTTTGTATTTGGTGCAGGACCATACGGCGCGCTTTGTGATTTTGGTGATATTGATGGTGCTGGCCTATTCTTTTTTGAGGATCAAATATGTACTTAGTGTGGTCTTTATGACACCATTTATATTTATTGTATATGGTTTTTTGTATCCAGATGCCAATATTCTTATCGCCCGTGAGAGGATCATTGATACCGTTGTTGGTTCAGGTCTAGCTTATTTGGCCAGTAATTTCTTTTTCCCCAGTTGGGAATATGGTGGATTCAGACATTTGATGAAAGAGGTGGTCAAGGCGGAATTGGAATACCTGGCCCAGGTGATTAAGCGCTTAGATGCGGATAGATTTGATGAGCTCGCCTACAGGTTGGCCAGAAAAAGAATGTACCTGCAGTCAGCAAACTTGTCCGCTGCATTTCAGCGGATGCTGGATGAACCAAAAAGTAAGCAGAAAAAGAAAGCATCCTTACACCAATTTGTTGTGCTCAGCCATATTTTGTCCTCCTATTTTTCTACGCTTTCTACCAGTTTGATTAGGTCAGATATGACACTTTCCTCCCACGATCAGGTTGTTTTGATCAAAAGAGCAAGGAATTACCTGTTACGGTGTTTGGAGCATTTTGGCGAACAGGTTTATAAAGTGGATTTTTCCGTTTTAGATCGTTCGGATACCTTGCTTGTTTCAAGGGCTGAAGCTGAAGATGAGCTGTTGACAGAACAGTTGAAGCTGATCAAAAAGACCTGCAAGGATATTGAGCGACTAAGTAGGGATTTGGGGGATTAA
- a CDS encoding FUSC family membrane protein: MMLPFLVFYLQGNYVLGVYMALGALIVSLADTTGPRAYRRNGMLASCVSIFLSALVTVSLNTNVYLQAIQVPVFCFLFSMITVYGARASAVGLAGLLVMAISMGAISTGASSLKFAFFILIGGVWYTLFSLFISQVRLFRLAQQALGECVLRISKYLIVRSRYYFPSENLEQNNSQLAKLQVSVIEHQETVREILFKSRVKMEESIKPEQLLIVIFVDILDIFDQMISSHYEYEQLRKDYGRYGILEMFGKVIRMVADDLSLLGYALIANEKPKKNETRQAALEGLKAEIDSLGAKGVKTLVLNRIFANLRAISNRVEDIQNYFYEEQFTFIPQTWEESLSRFVGKQSFSLKLIRDNLSLESPVFRYALRLAAAAFVGFLLSQVSFLGKNSYWVVLGILLIMRPNFSLTKKRSLNQIVGTLVGGISGILILYFVEDYTLRMLILVLLIILANAFIRIRYFWSVVFMTPFIFIVFGFLYPGNDLQVARERVVDILLASGISFVFIKYFLPTWEYGGMKSLLKDSLKADLVYLSQIISSVQPEAFNELDYRLARKRMFMQTAKLSAAFQRMLDEPKRQQKNNELMLKLVVLNNTLSSYFSSLSHSLIEAKQELTSSSQFVLVKRSRNYLLRSLTHLGESGFEVDFGVLDNAEELLSSGGVVEDQLLTEQLTLIKKTCKDIERLSRSL; the protein is encoded by the coding sequence ATGATGTTGCCTTTCTTGGTCTTTTATCTGCAAGGGAATTATGTGTTGGGGGTTTATATGGCATTGGGAGCCCTTATAGTAAGTTTGGCAGACACCACAGGACCAAGGGCCTATAGGAGAAATGGAATGTTGGCCAGCTGTGTCAGTATCTTTCTCAGTGCTTTGGTGACCGTTTCTTTGAATACAAATGTATATCTGCAGGCCATTCAAGTCCCTGTATTTTGCTTTTTGTTTTCTATGATAACAGTCTATGGGGCCAGGGCTTCGGCTGTTGGCTTGGCGGGTTTACTGGTTATGGCCATATCCATGGGGGCCATCAGTACTGGAGCCAGCAGTCTTAAGTTTGCTTTTTTTATATTGATAGGAGGGGTGTGGTATACTTTGTTCAGCCTCTTTATCTCCCAGGTAAGGCTATTTAGACTTGCGCAGCAGGCTTTGGGAGAATGTGTGCTGCGAATTTCCAAGTATTTAATTGTCAGGTCGAGGTATTATTTCCCCAGTGAAAATTTAGAGCAGAACAATAGCCAATTGGCCAAATTGCAGGTTTCGGTGATCGAGCATCAGGAGACGGTCAGGGAGATTTTGTTTAAGTCAAGGGTAAAGATGGAGGAATCCATTAAGCCCGAACAATTGCTGATAGTCATATTTGTAGATATCCTTGATATTTTTGACCAAATGATTTCTTCCCATTATGAATATGAGCAACTCAGGAAGGATTATGGACGCTATGGGATCTTGGAAATGTTTGGGAAGGTGATCAGAATGGTGGCGGATGATCTGTCCCTACTGGGCTATGCCCTGATCGCTAATGAAAAACCTAAAAAAAATGAAACCCGACAGGCTGCATTGGAGGGATTGAAAGCGGAAATAGATAGTTTGGGAGCGAAGGGAGTGAAAACATTGGTGTTGAACAGGATTTTTGCCAATCTGCGTGCAATCAGCAATAGGGTAGAGGATATTCAGAATTACTTTTATGAAGAGCAGTTTACCTTTATCCCCCAGACTTGGGAGGAAAGCCTGTCCAGGTTTGTGGGGAAGCAAAGCTTTTCTTTGAAATTGATCAGGGACAATTTAAGTCTTGAATCTCCTGTTTTTAGATATGCGCTGAGGTTAGCAGCGGCAGCTTTTGTGGGCTTCCTCCTATCACAAGTTTCTTTTTTGGGAAAGAACAGTTACTGGGTGGTTTTAGGGATTTTGTTGATCATGCGGCCAAATTTCAGTCTGACGAAAAAACGCAGTTTGAATCAGATTGTGGGGACACTTGTGGGTGGTATATCAGGCATTTTGATTTTATATTTTGTGGAGGATTACACGCTGAGGATGCTTATTCTGGTACTCTTGATTATCCTCGCCAATGCCTTTATTCGCATTCGATATTTTTGGAGCGTGGTGTTTATGACACCATTTATATTTATTGTTTTTGGTTTTTTATATCCGGGCAATGATTTGCAGGTTGCTAGGGAGAGGGTTGTGGATATATTATTGGCCTCAGGAATCTCTTTTGTGTTTATCAAATACTTTTTGCCCACATGGGAATATGGGGGGATGAAATCCTTGTTAAAAGACAGTTTGAAAGCGGATTTAGTTTATTTGTCACAGATTATCAGTAGCGTTCAGCCAGAAGCCTTCAATGAGCTGGACTATCGTCTTGCGCGAAAAAGGATGTTTATGCAAACGGCAAAACTTTCTGCCGCTTTTCAAAGGATGTTGGATGAGCCAAAGCGGCAACAAAAGAATAATGAATTGATGCTCAAATTAGTGGTGCTCAACAATACTTTGTCTTCTTATTTTTCTTCACTGTCCCATAGTCTGATTGAGGCTAAACAGGAGCTTACTTCTTCCTCCCAGTTTGTTTTGGTCAAAAGGTCCAGAAACTATTTATTGAGGAGCTTAACACATTTGGGTGAAAGTGGTTTTGAAGTGGATTTTGGGGTATTGGACAATGCCGAAGAATTGCTTAGTTCTGGTGGAGTAGTGGAAGATCAGCTATTGACAGAGCAGTTGACTTTGATCAAAAAGACCTGTAAGGACATTGAAAGGCTAAGTAGGTCACTGTAA
- a CDS encoding FecR family protein translates to MNLNNVSDGIIFKVLAGEASREELDVFETWLNESPDNEEKLQLYKEFWQRKKGINRKTKELVWRKVVGAIGEVEHEERKLKKVNWSFVNMLKIVATLTLILCLSIVLFKYLEEEAVVFEDEAAISYIEKVTPNGQKLSLVLPDGTKVKLNANSKLRLPKDFEPDKREVYLEGEAFFDVKRDTLRPFLIHSEAVTTKVLGTSFNIRTNPEEATISIAVLTGKVEVNEAIENKKLMLVPSEMAVFDKNNKGLIKQSFDEHMVLGWKDGEIWFEDSSFAEVIKRLSAWYGVFFKVNSKIKISDRYTGGFDKQSLDNVLDGISYTFQFDYRIQGDTVHINKMHKK, encoded by the coding sequence ATGAACCTTAACAATGTCTCGGACGGGATAATTTTTAAAGTGCTTGCTGGGGAAGCAAGCAGGGAGGAGCTTGACGTTTTTGAAACTTGGCTTAATGAATCTCCTGATAATGAGGAGAAATTGCAGTTATATAAGGAGTTTTGGCAGCGCAAAAAAGGAATTAATCGCAAGACGAAGGAACTTGTTTGGAGAAAAGTAGTTGGTGCCATCGGGGAAGTGGAACATGAAGAGAGGAAATTAAAAAAGGTCAATTGGTCATTCGTGAATATGTTGAAAATTGTTGCCACACTTACTCTTATATTATGTCTTTCGATAGTACTTTTTAAGTATTTGGAAGAAGAGGCGGTGGTTTTTGAGGATGAAGCAGCCATTAGTTATATAGAAAAGGTAACGCCTAATGGTCAGAAATTGAGTTTAGTGCTTCCAGATGGTACTAAGGTGAAGTTGAATGCCAATAGTAAACTCAGGCTACCAAAGGATTTTGAACCAGATAAGAGGGAGGTGTATTTGGAAGGAGAGGCATTTTTTGATGTAAAAAGAGATACACTTAGACCGTTTTTGATTCATAGTGAGGCGGTGACCACCAAGGTTTTAGGGACATCTTTCAATATCAGGACCAATCCTGAGGAAGCCACCATTTCTATAGCTGTATTGACTGGCAAGGTGGAAGTGAATGAGGCTATTGAAAACAAAAAATTGATGTTGGTTCCTTCAGAAATGGCCGTTTTTGATAAGAACAATAAAGGTTTGATAAAACAATCCTTTGATGAACATATGGTTTTGGGGTGGAAAGATGGTGAAATATGGTTTGAGGACAGCTCTTTTGCTGAGGTGATCAAGCGACTTTCTGCTTGGTATGGGGTATTCTTTAAGGTCAATAGCAAAATCAAAATAAGTGATAGGTATACAGGGGGCTTTGACAAGCAAAGCCTAGATAATGTCCTGGATGGGATCTCTTATACCTTTCAATTTGACTATAGGATTCAAGGGGACACCGTTCACATCAATAAGATGCATAAAAAATAA